DNA sequence from the Blastocatellia bacterium genome:
ACCACCATCGCCGGAATCTCGCCGCCCGACAGCACGTAATCGCCGATAGAAATCTCGTCATCGGCCAGTTGTTCAACGACGCGCTCGTCTATGCCTTCGTAGCGCCCGCAGATCAACACCACTTGCTTACGACCGGCTAACTCTTCGACGGCCGGCTGCGTCAACAATCGCCCCTGTGGCGACAGCATCACCACCGTTCGATCAATGGCCGCGTGCGTAACCGCTTCGATAGCGCGGAACAAGGGTTCGGGCTTCATCACCATCCCGGCGCCGCCGCCGAACGGGCGGTCATCCACCTGACGGTGGCGATCAAACGTGTAATCGCGCAGGTCGTGCAGGTTGATCTCAATCAAACCGGCTTCGACCGCGCGGCGAATGATTCCGAATTCAAAGACCCCGCGGAAAATCTCCGGGAAAATCGTGACGATGTCGAAACGCATTGCTGATTTTAGATTTTGGATTTTAGATTTTAGATTAGCCGGACAGGTCAAGCTTTTGGTCGCCTGTTCCTCAATCCAAAATCGCCGGCGCGCCGCGCCAAGCTATGAAAATCTAAAATCCAAAATCAACCTCACTCTACAAATCCAACAAGCCATCTGGCGGGTTGATCGTGATGCGGCGGGCCGCCGTATCAACCTCTGTGCAAATCTCGTCGGCGAACGGGATCAGATGCTCGCGCTGATCGTCGCCTTCAACCACCAGCAGGTCTGTGCCGCCTGTGCGCATCAACCGCACGACCCGGCCAACCATCTCTCCTGCAAGCGTCACCACCGTCGCGCCGATTAAGTCGTATTCATAGAACTCGTCGGCTTCGAGTGCGAGCGCCTCGGCCTCGGAAATCACCAGGCGTCCGCCGACCAGTGCCTCGGCGGCGGTCATCGTCTCATAGCCCGCGAATTTCAAGATCACGCGCCCCTTATGGAACCAGTGATCTTCGAGCGTCAAGCGCAAGCGCGTGTCGTCGGGCATCCATAGCGTGACGCGCTCAAGCTGCTCGAAGCGTTCGGGGAAATCGGTCTCGATGTTGCAGGCGACTTCGCCGC
Encoded proteins:
- the trmD gene encoding tRNA (guanosine(37)-N1)-methyltransferase TrmD, with product MRFDIVTIFPEIFRGVFEFGIIRRAVEAGLIEINLHDLRDYTFDRHRQVDDRPFGGGAGMVMKPEPLFRAIEAVTHAAIDRTVVMLSPQGRLLTQPAVEELAGRKQVVLICGRYEGIDERVVEQLADDEISIGDYVLSGGEIPAMVVVDAVTRLIPGALGCNESAERESFADGLLDYPHYTRPAEYRGLKVPDVLISGHHGEIEKWRRRKAMEKTLRRRPDLLERRALSEDERRLLAEILREMDKQ
- the rimM gene encoding ribosome maturation factor RimM (Essential for efficient processing of 16S rRNA) — protein: MSEESRKPSPVEDVVIARVIKARGIRGEVACNIETDFPERFEQLERVTLWMPDDTRLRLTLEDHWFHKGRVILKFAGYETMTAAEALVGGRLVISEAEALALEADEFYEYDLIGATVVTLAGEMVGRVVRLMRTGGTDLLVVEGDDQREHLIPFADEICTEVDTAARRITINPPDGLLDL